A DNA window from Arachis duranensis cultivar V14167 chromosome 3, aradu.V14167.gnm2.J7QH, whole genome shotgun sequence contains the following coding sequences:
- the LOC107481592 gene encoding bidirectional sugar transporter N3, with protein MASSVSTHDNLALIFGILGNVISFMVFLAPLPTFYRIFKKKSTEEFQSLPYLVALFSCVLWLYYASLKKDVILLITINSFGCGIEIIYILTYIIYANKDARWLTIKLFMAMNVGLFALIFCVTNFALHGSLRVKVLGWICVSISVSVFAAPLSIMAQVIRTKSVEFMPFNLSLFLTLSAIMWFGYGAFIKDICIAIPNVVGFALGVVQMVLYGIYRNNNNGGNNKGYSKKEHKTLDLVTNVVIELSPKGTNEIIVPIPSPITKDHRVMKKNNNNNHDDDDDDEKNVRDIETIV; from the exons ATGGCTTCTTCTGTGTCCACCCACGATAATTTGGCTCTTATTTTTGGCATACTAG GTAACGTAATTTCCTTCATGGTGTTTTTGGCACCCCT GCCAACATTTTACAGAATATTCAAAAAGAAATCGACCGAAGAGTTCCAATCACTGCCTTACCTTGTGGCATTATTCAGCTGTGTTTTATGGCTATACTATGCCTCACTTAAAAAGGATGTTATTCTTCTCATCACCATTAACTCATTTGGATGTGGCATAGAGATTATTTACATTTTAACGTACATAATCTATGCAAATAAGGATGCTAGG TGGTTGACCATAAAACTATTTATGGCAATGAATGTGGGCTTGTTTGCATTGATATTTTGTGTTACCAACTTTGCACTACACGGTTCCCTTCGTGTCAAAGTCCTTGGATGGATATGTGTATCTATTTCAGTGTCTGTATTTGCAGCACCCCTAAGCATTATG GCACAAGTTATTCGTACAAAGAGTGTGGAGTTTATGCCCTTCAATCTCTCATTGTTCCTCACACTTAGTGCTATTATGTGGTTTGGTTATGGCGCATTTATTAAGGACATATGCATTGCT ATACCAAATGTGGTGGGTTTTGCTCTGGGAGTAGTACAGATGGTGTTATATGGAATTTAcaggaataataataatggtggtaACAATAAGGGATATTCTAAGAAGGAGCATAAAACATTAGATTTGGTCACAAACGTTGTTATAGAATTGAGCCCAAAGGGGACTAATGAGATTATAGTTCCAATTCCATCACCAATTACAAAGGATCATAGAGTGATGAAAaagaataacaataataatcatgatgatgatgatgatgatgagaaaaatgtGCGTGACATCGAAACCATAGTGTGA